DNA from Astyanax mexicanus isolate ESR-SI-001 unplaced genomic scaffold, AstMex3_surface scaffold_33, whole genome shotgun sequence:
acataaaataatttcattaacctcccagccctagtaGCACAACTGTAGGAGAAGCCACAGTATTTGaacatgatattatttaaaacactgtCAAACAGAGGCAAAAATGTAGAGCAATTTTACAATAAAGCCCCTTTTTGTCACATCTTtagcctgttttctgtctattccCATATCTGTTATTCTCACCTGACCCGGctcctggtgtttttccactcacctgtgtccatttgtagctccgcccttcattagtcagtccccagatgttacctgttctctttcccgccttgtgtgtgtatttaagtctCTGTcgttagtgttagtttgtcggttcttgtgcgtgtatacgtctgtcacggctgtgttaattcCGTCTGTTATTTGGTTTCAtttctctgagtttctgtttggtttgtgctttgttttctgttctttaataaataGTACTTGCATGTGCGtccgtccttcacacagcgttacacttTTATAACCATATAAGAGTACTTATTAAACAACATTTTCTTAATCATAACTCTCATCTTTTTTTCCCCATGTAAAGGGCAGCTGATATGGCACTTTGTCTCATGTTTGCCAATCTAAAGGGCATATGTATGTCTGTATATTCTGGTATTAAGTGAAGTGAAATGATAGCAGGCAATACATGGTAAAGAACACTAAACATTGAATTACCTATTACATATAGAGAGAGCTGTATTTATCTCAAAGTAAATTACAGTTGCAGTAGAAATCCAAATAGTTTATTAAATGCAAGCTCTATTCTGATGATCAAGGTTGAATTGTCGCTAATTGGGACAGTTTTTGATCTTTACATTTTTGGTTTTTGAATTACATCCTTcaatcattaaaaacattttttttaacaatttctaTTAAGTATCATCACAAAGTACCTTTTCAGGCCTAGGCTACAACACTGTGTAATCAATATAatacaatgtaatataatttatttaacagTTGGAAATGAATTATCTCTTCTCATGTATTTTTGCATCTGAAAGACCAAGTCAAAATTTGTCATAGAGTTTGTCAAATGCCTTGAGTCCACACATCTGGTTGGATTTTAAATCCAATGGAGTTTCCCTGCTCAGATTTTAATCCAGCTCACAGCGATATTTATAACACCCACTCAAACTTCTGGTGTTCGGTAAAGTTTGAtagcaatgaacacaacatttgCCCTCACCTTCACAAGAGTAATGGCCAAGAGAACCAAGAAACTCTAAATTCAATGCTGTGATTGCTGAGAGTTTAAGGCGTTGGACTCGAAATCCTATGGGATTCCACATGCCCACACTCATTCTCAATTCTACTGAATGCTCCTTTAACACTAATATAGGCATTGGTTAATGATGGAATTATGATATTGAATCATTGTTCATTTAAAGGTTTAGAAAGGTTGGGCTGAGCTCTTCTACAATGCTTTTAGACAAACAGTGCTTCCCACAAATATcagtaataataacaacatttattattagtagtattattagtattattactagTTGTAGTATTTAAATTTCCCTTTTTACATGCCAAGAACACAATACAAGCTatgacaatataaaaaaacaatatatattgtgacGATGCTTCACCGAACCCCCTGCAGGGAGAAACACAGTCACTGGGTAGTAGAGCTGAGTGTGTTCTGGTGGATGGAGGAATCACACTGATGCACAGAAGTCTTTTCAAAcgctaatatttatttatacacagtaaaaaaatacaaaaagattaaataaaggaaatttaaaagaaattaaaagaaaaaacaccagACTAACAtcagtaataaaatataaatataaatatcagaTAAATATTTGAGACTAAAACCCCCACCAGAATAAACTGTGGGCCCTATAGCCTCCCACCCGAGCCTTCCCCCAGAATATTACCATTCTTGAATACATACATATAATTAAGATAAGAATTACAGGTAGGTATTACAGGTACATTGCTGGTGAAAAcagtaaaattttaaatgtagATTAACGTTGTTTTAATGCATCACTGACAAAAAGATGAACACTGATTAAACATAGTCCTTTAGCTCTCTGGATAATCATACCAGTGATTGAGTTTATTATATTCAGAATAACATTTCATAAATCTACACACCAGTGGTGGAAACAATTCACTAATTAGCAAATAACAATTAAGTCCAAAGTCTTGACACTTAAGCCGTGCTCAGGTCACCAAATGTTATTTCAtttcaaatttaatttaaaatcaagTTAAACAGTGATAATGTTGTGGCAAAGTCGCTATacaaatatagtaaaaataaacGGCAGCACTTGTCGATAAAAAAATTctggtaaaaaaagtaaaaatcaacgTGTTTCGgcactcaggccttcatcagggttaaacgACAAGAGTTAATAACATTCCAGTTTTAAAAACACACtcgattacaaaacaaccaatgaggaCACTCCAAGTACTGAAGGCCACATAataatcagccaatgagaggctgaAGGCTCAATTTCACAGAAGATCCACTTCCACCTAAAACGTCTTTAAAGTCCTTTTAAAATTCATTAACACAGTTAATtatcaattttatataaaaaaaaatacttttgttcAAAAATacaaacagaggaaaaaaattCTCCAAATTCCCTAAAGAAACTGTTTTATCATAAAATCCTAATTCATACCTTTAGGAAATAAGTCGCTATACAGAAATCTGTTAGCAGATTCTCTGTtttctgttatgttttttttatttgttctgctACCACTACATGAAAATTGTACATGAAAGTGAAAgaattcccttttttttgcttcAGTTCTTCCAGTACTGAAGCAAAGAGGTTCCAAAGGTTCAGCACCTGCTCCTCACAGTTGTGCTCTGGATCTTCTCCTGCAGTTCTAAAAGTCAGGCGGTGTTTCTCTAGAGCTGAACCATGTTGAGTAAAAATTAGAACAACAGGTAAGATAGATGCTAAAACATGaagatattctaatttactgTAACTGTTCCTACAAATAAAGGCATTAAACAACGTTTACTTGTGGAGGTTGCACATTTATATACAACATCagagtaaaatatacagtatctccCAACAGTGAAtaaacccctcacatttctgcatttttttttattatatcttttaatTGGACAACACTGTAGAAATGGAAATTGGATGTAACTTCAATGTTATATTTTGTGGAGTAATGTGGAATAaattaacatatacatataaacagtatTACAGGGTGTTTTCAGCATTGAAAATAAAGTGTTATTCCAATTTAATGAACTTGTTATAATatagacaaaaaataaatgaaacataaacacacacaacttGTTTGTGTTATTGTTGATGATCTCCAATCTGCTGTGAGAAGAAATGATCTTAAATCAGTCTGATTGGGGTTACACCGAGGTTCTTACTTACCTTGTATGAAATTTTAATTCTTCATCAGTGAACACTGGAAGTTTTATTCCCTCACTGAAAACAGGTAAAGAAACTCAAGTTAATTCACTCATGGATACACATCAGAACAACATGTATACTGGATTATACAAAAAGAAGATTTTTCTAAACTACAGCAACTgttcctaaaaataaaataattaaaagagcaTGCAGTGCACTTGCAACATCTTCAGAACCTTTCACtttattctacattttaaaataaaaataaaaatctaaaatcagcTAAATCAGGGGGCTTAATTAACCTTTAAActataactttatttttatgtatcgatattccatgttttatagtttttgacTGGGCCTGTTTTTAAACCTGTTGTGATTAAAAATCATTATATTTGCGAGTGACAAGCTAATTATTCAGTgatttactaggggtgtgacgagacactaatatcacgagacgagatttaaaaaaataaaatttaaggaaaacgtcaaaaattaaaaatagcttgagaactagagttttatttaacaaaatcatataacgcaaacttaacagactggtttctctcacacattgattctataagaataaaaaataaaaataaaacttttctaggtcttatatagtgcaaacaataagtgcaaaccacaaccagtcatattaagcctagggtttgAGATTTTTTCTTCTAAATCTCTTGAAATTGAACTATGAATAACCATAACCAGACAAATTAAGACTATGcttaaagtgcaaacagagacagaacatgttttttttaatacagtacagagctaagggattagtacacctgcctatgaaacagtcacatgtaggatttacgtacagtatttacatatggtttgtatcttgttggtcactctgttagtgtttattgtttccactgcaGCCAAAATGCAtacagacatacaacttaaaagtagcagaagcatcttctatacaaatgcccaaTTTTTTCTCTTCTGcagagagctgctctcactgcttagccatcatactctatcgctatcgctatcgggttgccagatccctcttaaaaagtccacacttaactgtttttttgccccgcaagacaggtttaagcctgacgagaaatattgtccgttttaatctcgcgagatctcgtgccacaccATCTCATCACACCCCAATGATTTACAATAAACTAGATCtcaatatcattttatttaaaatttaatgttttaataaccAACACGTTGAGTAAATTAAAGTCTAAATGCAGTATTAGACAGTGTATTCAGCattaaaaataaagtgtaattgAAATTTAGTGAACTTGTTACAATAAATGAAACCATAAACCCTTAACTAAGAAAACATGAACACTAAACGCACAGCTCTAGTGTTGATGATCTCCAATCTGCTGTTAGAAAAAAGGAACTTAATTCCGTCTGATTGTGGTTACACTGGGCCTATTACTCACCTTCTAGCACTGTCCTCACTGGAGTTAGTGGTGGCTCCTCTCATTTGTCTAGGCTCAAATCTGTGCTCTAGACGTTTTCTTCCATCACTGACAACAAGACGAAGAAACTCAAGTCAGTTTAGTCTTGGATGAACATCAGAACAACAGGTAAGCTGGATGCTACAATATGAAGGTTTTCTAAACAACAgcgactaaaaaaaataaaatcataaaaaaagatgCAATGCACTCACACCAAAACACCTTCAAAACCTTTTATTATAACCATTattctgcattattattatttttttaaattctgatgattaattaattcacttctattaatgattaataaattaaattagcatgaaccagtgttgccaactttgtACTATATTTAGGGACatttttcagaccctctagcaacttttttgtaaaaaaaagcgactagcaacaaatctagcgagtttttgtggtgctATTGGAGACTGGCGAATCTGACATGTTTTTCAGTTACTGTCGTCAGCATGAGCCCCACCCACAACACTCACCGTGCAGTCTCtcacagtcagagcacacacaccaacactgctccaccaacacactgcaAATCAACTGCGCCTGCCCACAGCCACGGCTGACTGACTctgccccgtatttacagagcaacaacaaaaacataacataaaacggcaaaaaactgatttatgtaatttacgtagtgactgcctatttaaaaagcaacagaagttgtcgATTTggtagagttcatttgtaacatttctaacatatttagtgTGATTTTTAATCACTTTTCCTCTCACACagcgttaatcctttacagcttcaaaaacatgtattatgcaaactaggtgatgacgtcatttagTGACTTTTAcaacagccaatagctactttccttactgaggagttggtaACACTATCATGAACGTTATTCCAGCAACATACCTACTGAGCCAGCAAGATAAGTGGAGCTGGTGTTAAGGACTGATGTAGAGTTACTCACTGTGGGACAGGTTTTTTTCCTCCAGACCTGGAACGATGAGACCCCATCGTTTGGGAGCTTCAGATGGACACCAGAGACACTGTTCCCTGTGACCAGATCAGATATTATAATATGAACATTAAAGCCGAATCAGTGCAATTTCTGTCAccagaaaattacatgtataaacgtgcacaaaaataactttaaaatacattttattataaagcatagtgtcttgtatatTGACCTAAtggcaaaagtaagatatgtgattaaaaacattaataaaaactacttagaacactgaaaaatagcatttgttacctgtccccactctttaactataaactttaccataaagtataattattaaaatccttcagagatgtaattttttttgcatcatctccAAATCTCATTTATactcattataatatttttttcataataaatccataatatttaagctaaaatacacatttatttgtgTCCCAGGGTTTCACTCAGTTCTGttattgtaacacattaccccttctaaaacattctacaacaggaagtcacatctacaacaggaagtgacatcaggcGGTTCTATTGAAGATCATggaaagaccaaaattaagtttcctcagttgtttttttctgtatatttgatcttattgtaactatgactgaggagataAATCTCAACACTCAGCcatgttacctaaattaattcttagatcttatttgtttatttttaaaataaaaaaatagcaaaatcactgGAATGTGCTCGAtatcctcatgctattagcatagccaccatttagctatttgtcaggttttgctaattctatgctaaaaactcagtactgttactttcattccggttactcaaaacataaaaagtaacaggactgagttccagtaacaggtgtGAGTTCCAGTAAGAGggatgagttccagtaacaggagtgagtgtcagtaacaggactgagtgccagtaacaggaatgagttccagtaacaggaatgagttccagtaacaggagtgagtgtcagtaacaggactgagtgccagttacaggagtgagtgccagtaacaggagtgccaGTAAGAAGAgtaagtttcagtaacaggagtgagtgtcagtaacaggacagagtgccatCATTTGTTAATAAATTGCATAATACATTTAATCAATTTCAGGTTTCAAGTCTACTTGAAAAGCTAAAAATagatcttttaaaaaaatacaatgtgcatgcatataatgTGATGTCATAAATacaaattatttgaacatgcagtgaaccatttctttaaaataaagactttcttgagagaaaaatcaaaagaaattagtatcttcagattagaaaccttgtaaaaaaaaagaaaagaaaagctgcCTGTGATTGACCAGTATATGTTTTGCATAGTTAAATATGTGTATTAGAGTATACAACAAGCAAATAGCACCCATTTGGTAAAATGGCCCTAGTAACACCATTACTAAGATATGAATAAAATGTAACACTGCTGCATTAAATAATATTACTGCAAATTGGGACATGGAATTAAGAATGACCTTTTAAATACTGAACATAAAGGAGTGATGTTAAAATAACACTTCTCTATAGAAGAATGTAATTTAAGGTTTGAGGTGAGATTCTGCCCCTGCTGGTCAAACAGCGCTACTTCACATTATGACGGCGCAGTTCAGGAAATtcccatattaaaaaaaataacgcgCTTTAAACTCAGACAAATTACACGACCCTAATCATTAAACAGCACTGTGTTCGTACTCTAACATTAACACAACGTTTCTAGGACAAGAGTATATTTACACTCTGTTTACACAAATACACTTTCCCCATCTGATCCCCTGTCTAGGTCTgtttcaggggtgggtttcccgaaagcttcgtaacgctaagaacttcgttaactcgtacttaagattgatcgttaattaaagagtgtttcccaaacccgtgcgtaactaaagtactacgtaaactcgatcgcagattaatgagtgctctcacccagtcgttatttttaatgagcttctttaggggatctcgacttgcagttcagcaccttaaacaccagggaccgccaattttgaggaagaaaaatgataatttccgtgtttgaagcaattatattacattactattaattataatcaattatattactatataattattattatattatattatattatattatttcccgtgtctgcgggtgctccggtttcctcccacagtgcaaagaaattagttcaggctaattagatgtcggataaaaattgccccttaggtgtgagtgaatgtgtctgtgtgtctgtctgtgtctgtctgccctgtgatggattggcatcctgtccagggtgtatactgccttcagcccgatgccagctggtatagactccagccaccaagcatcgACCCATCAGGTCATCAGGTACAACTAGGTCTGGgagatattgtaaaaaatattaatgatCATCTTGACattcataaattatatattatgaaCAATTCTCGATTACAAATACGATTTTCAGTTTTTACAAAAcaactttagtttttttattattgtaaacaaACAGCATTATTATAAATGTCGCACAAACTATTATttcgtttacattttttttttataaatatgaggTAGTCCCATTCAACCATACAGCAACCTTTATGATAAACACGGTTCAATAACATAATATGTGAAagtgtacaaaaaatataaaacattataaaagagCCACATagaagagttctttacaggtttctgacagaagcaaatgtctatctaTTGAGATTTACTCTGGAAGTTTCTATATATAAACATGTGCAATCTCCATTATCTCatttttaataaagtaattgaGAAAGAGTAATTCCATTACATtacatgaattaattaaaatttaataaaatatgttaataattattatttataatgattcagtaattaatatgaataatatacATTCAGAattcagagatcaatatttggtggaattaccctgatatatataatatacattatttacggtttgaaagctctgtacctttttcattattttgacatttctcattttctgcaaatacaatGCTCTAAATTTCacattcttatttggaatttctgGAGAAATGTGGCtaatggtttatagaataaaaccacaatcttaattttactcaaatatatacctataaacagtcaaatcagagaagctgattattttgaagtggttcatttattttttttccagagctgtatatacacacacacacacatacacacacatacacacacacgtatgtatatatatatatatatatatatatatatatatatatatatatatatatatatatataaatgtttgtttatatatatatatatatatatatatatatatatatatatatatatatttataatgtgtattatgtttatatatatatatatatatatatatatatatatatatatatatatatatatatatatatatatatatatataatcaattaaTTTACACACTtaaattaatatgccataccataagTATGTCTTTGTTAACGCacataatgtaaagtatttccGTATGAAAGCAGATACTTGTAAAGTgtaacagcgtcctgaatcattactacatctctgctgtctgtaacaaaccaaaccgtgtgaaaatcgggtaagAATTGGTGGAGTTgggattattataggtgtattaaacacctacTTCCTCAGTACTAATATGTAAATGCAGTGGGGTCACGTTGTTgacccatccaatatggcggAGTCAGTCgtcagtatatgtgtgtgtgtgtataaactttCTGTAAATGGTGTTTACTGCTATAAACCTCGATGCGTCAGAGGCGCGCGGCCGCGGTGATGACGTCATCGCTCTCTCTCGAACACAAACGCGCGCGCGAGTATAGAAGAGGAGAGCGCGGCAATGACGTCATCCCGCAACCGGTATAAATACAACACGCGCGCCCAGAGCGTTCTTAGAACTTTGCAGCACCGAGTGTCCGCGTGTTTAGTGTTATATAGAGCGTTTTAAGTTAAACAGAGACAGATGATGAAGCTTTCTGTGGTAAGAGACACTAAGCCTCTCACTAGAGAAACACCACAATTTATAAACTTATTCAGCAAAAAGCGCATGTCTCCGAAAATACAGCGCATTGTAGGAGTTCTGGATGAGTGCATCTATTCGATGGAGCTGGTGGCCCTGCTGCCCTCTGAAGAAACGCGCCTCCAGAGCCTCTCTCAGAAACTCAGACCAGAAATGACCAGCGCCCTCGCCGAGGACCTGCGTCTGGGGAAGGAATACGAGACCCTGAGCCTGGACCCTGAAGCTGAAGGTCAGGAAGCAGCTGCTGAAGCAGTGCAGACCTCATTTTTGAACGTTTCACGGCTGCTGAGATCCTGTCCTTCTTCTGCGGAGGTGGTGCTTAAAGATAGTGAGCCTTTGAAAGAAGATCGAAAAGGTGTTCAGGAGATGTTAGAATGGCTAAAGGACTACAGATCCTTCCTGCTACAACAGCTATACATGACACCTAGAGAGGAGAGGCTACACCTCCAGCAAATGCGAGAAGCACCTCTGCGTTACGAAAGCAACCAAGAGGCGCTCGCCGCTCTGGAGAGGGAAATGGCTGCGACGATAGAGGCCATGGATAAAGAGATCAGTTGGTTGAGCAAAGTGATTGATTGGCTGAAGAGATCTATGGACAGGATAGAGAAACGCGCCGAAGATTTCGTTGCGCAGAAGAAGAATAACGCTGAGCGTCGCAACGAATCACTTCAGAAAACCTCACAGCTGAAACAGGCGCAAATCCTGGAGGAAATCAGTCAGCTTGAGCTTCAACTTGAAAGCCTCATCAAACGCGGCCTAGAAGATGAGCGGGAGCAACGCAAGCGATGCACAAAGTTAAGGGGTATGGTGGAAGACTGGATCGACGTTTACGATACAGAAATAGAACAAAAACAGACAGAGCTGGAGGAAACAACCCAGCTTTATGAGATGGAGATGGCTGAGCTCAGTGATCTGCAGAAATATCATGCAGTTCGGGAGGTGGAATACTTACAGGTCGTGGAGAGACGCAGGATAGAAAAGGAACTAAGggagaaggaggagagagaaagggggCTGCGGATTCGTGCCGCAGCCGTTATCCTCCAGTCCTTCTGGAAAGGGTGGCGCGTCCGCAAAGCCATGAAGGAGAAAAGCAAGAAGagcacagaaaagaaaaaaggaaaaggaaaagggaAGAAAGGAAAAGGGAAGAAAGGAAAATGAGCATAAAGAGCTCTGCCTCTCCAAATGTGCGTTTACAGCGCATTAAGACATAACGCAAAAAAACGTCTGTCCAGTCAAATCAAtgaaccaaccaatcaatcaatcaatccatcaatcaatcaatcaatcaatcaatcaatcaaccaatcaaccttcATTTTAACTCTGGAGTACATTTCCAATGTAACCGagaatttacagtataaaaggcaaaataaatacatttaatattgataaatatatatatatatatatataaacagtctTGTCAATATATTCATTCATATTGTTTCTACACATCTTAAATTAAACATAGGGGAAAAACTTCCCATCTTATTTGGTCAACTTCTATTTCATCCATTAATTTTCCATAATTGGCCTCAAACAATTATGTATTTATCTGAATTCTTTATTATTTGtccaataaaaatgtaatgttccTAATTGTGCTAATAATAATACCCATTGAAACGACCGATTTTCAGTTCCCCAACCGAGTTTAATTCCCCAACACACCTCACACAAACATCTGTTAAATTATATCTAGTTTGTATtcctagaaaagtgcatttaagtatatatatatatatactttttaaagtatacttaatattaaaaagtacatATGTTCAACATTAAGAAATATGAACTTTAATACgcactaaatgtactattttggaacaacgtatggcaacttaagtaCATTTCAGTAGTAATTAAGCTTTATCTAAAGAGAAAACCAACTACGACAAAAAGCTGTTGGTTTTtttaacttctgcaaacttaagtatattttag
Protein-coding regions in this window:
- the LOC125789964 gene encoding dynein regulatory complex protein 10-like, which translates into the protein MMKLSVVRDTKPLTRETPQFINLFSKKRMSPKIQRIVGVLDECIYSMELVALLPSEETRLQSLSQKLRPEMTSALAEDLRLGKEYETLSLDPEAEGQEAAAEAVQTSFLNVSRLLRSCPSSAEVVLKDSEPLKEDRKGVQEMLEWLKDYRSFLLQQLYMTPREERLHLQQMREAPLRYESNQEALAALEREMAATIEAMDKEISWLSKVIDWLKRSMDRIEKRAEDFVAQKKNNAERRNESLQKTSQLKQAQILEEISQLELQLESLIKRGLEDEREQRKRCTKLRGMVEDWIDVYDTEIEQKQTELEETTQLYEMEMAELSDLQKYHAVREVEYLQVVERRRIEKELREKEERERGLRIRAAAVILQSFWKGWRVRKAMKEKSKKSTEKKKGKGKGKKGKGKKGK